In a genomic window of Telopea speciosissima isolate NSW1024214 ecotype Mountain lineage chromosome 5, Tspe_v1, whole genome shotgun sequence:
- the LOC122663356 gene encoding 5'-3' exonuclease, with protein sequence MVEVGAAVHHRPSFSASFVSGSWSYWGFRRTSLSSKITITQTGKNKGSASVNISGSLLSQKQTGGEQLLFRKSNNSERKERVFFLDVNPLCYTGSKPSLRSFGYWISLFFSEVTNRDPVIAVLDGERGNEYRRQLLPSYKVHRRKFSASQWFSRNHVGSSRHIITDVLQKCNVPVIKIKGHEADDVVATLVEQVLGKGFRVVIGSPDKDFKQLISEDVQIVMPMPEFGRWSFYTLKHYMAQYNCDPSSDLSLRCIVGDEVDGVPGLQHIAPGFGRKTALKLLKKHGSLENLLNAAAVRTVGKQYAQDALTKHADYLRRNYKVLSLRRDVDVCLQEEWLSVRDTCNDAVVLSKFFELLGGDENLNEQKASYFLR encoded by the exons ATGGTAGAAGTAGGTGCTGCTGTTCATCATAGGCCCTCTTTCTCTGCTTCTTTTGTTTCTGGGTCATGGTCATATTGGGGTTTCCGGAGAACTTCATTATCATCAAAGATAACAATAACCCAAACGGGGAAAAACAAGGGTTCTGCTTCTGTTAATATTTCTGGTTCATTATTGTCCCAGAAACAAACAGGTGGTGAGCAATTATTGTTCCGTAAGAGCAACAACAgtgagaggaaggagagggtGTTCTTCTTGGATGTGAACCCTCTCTGTTATACAGGAAGCAAACCCAGCTTACGCTCCTTCGGTTATtggatctctctcttcttctccgaAGTCACCAACCGTGACCCAGTCATAGCT GTTCTTGATGGGGAAAGAGGGAATGAATACAGAAGACAGTTGTTACCTTCATACAAGGTACATAGGAGAAAATTCTCAGCTTCACAATGGTTTTCAAGAAATCATGTTGGAAGTTCACGTCATATCATTACAGATGTTCTTCAGAAGTGCAATGTGCCA GTCATTAAAATCAAAGGCCATGAAGCAGATGATGTAGTAGCTACGTTAGTAGAACAAGTTCTGGGAAAAGGATTCCGAGTTGTTATTGGATCACCTGATAAAGATTTCAAGCAGTTGATATCTGAAGATGTGCAAATTGTAATGCCCATGCCAGAGTTTGGCCGGTGGTCCTTTTACACATTAAAGCACTATATGGCTCAATATAATTGTGATCCAAGCTCTGATCTGAGTCTTC GATGCATTGTTGGTGACGAAGTTGATGGTGTTCCTGGACTTCAACATATTGCTCCGGGTTTTGGTCGCAAGACAGCCTTGAAGCTCTTAAAGAAGCATGGTTCATTAGAAAATTTGCTAAATGCAGCTGCAGTTAGAACAGTGGGGAAACAGTACGCACAAGATGCTCTTACCAAGCATGCTGATTACCTGAGGAGGAATTATAAAGTTCTTAGCCTAAGAAG GGATGTGGATGTTTGTCTTCAGGAGGAATGGTTATCTGTGAGAGATACTTGCAATGATGCAGTTGTCCTGTCCAAATTTTTTGAATTGTTGGGGGGAGACGAAAATCTCAACGAGCAAAAGGCCTCATATTTTTTACGTTAA
- the LOC122660832 gene encoding pentatricopeptide repeat-containing protein At3g16010 has product MASRFIVQRRSISTTTWLCERIKQTENEIVQMFRMPSPQNASLHLNNTNPKRPRNDPSVRALDERFMRILKIFKWGPDAEKALEVLMLKVDHRLVREVMKINVEINVKIQFFKWAGKRKNFEHDSTTYMTLIRCLNEAGLFGEMWKTIQEMVRSNSVVGPAELSEIVRILGKAKMVNKALSIFYQVKARKCKPTASTYNAMILMLMQEGHHEKVHELYNEMCNEGNCFPDTVTYSALVSAFSKLGREDSAIRLFDEMKENGLEPTARIYTTLIEIFFKLGRVEKALALFHEMKGKCCTPTVFTYTELIKGLGKSGRVEEAYGAFLDMRKDGCKPDVVLINNLINILGKAGRLSDAIKLFEDMGSSQCTPNVVTYNTVIKAIFQCKAPASDAASLFEKMKGHGIVPSAFTYSILIDGFCKTNRVEKALMLLEEMDEKGFPPCPAAYCSLIDALGKAKRYEAANELFQELKENCGSSSARIYAVMIKHFGKCGRLSEAVDLFNEMKSLGCNPDVYAYNALMSGMVRVGMIDEAHSLLRTMEEQGCFPDLNSHNIILNGLAKTGGPKRAMEMFTKMKRSKIKPDAVSYNTVLGCLSRAGMFEEAAKLMKEMNSNGFEYDIITYSSLLEAVGKIDEEQIHSSL; this is encoded by the exons ATGGCTTCGAGATTTATTGTTCAGAGGCGATCGATCTCAACTACGACTTGGCTCTgtgagagaattaagcaaacaG aaaatgaaattgtCCAAATGTTCCGCATGCCAAGTCCCCAGAATGCCTCCTTGCACCTGAACAACACAAATCCCAAACGGCCAAGGAATGACCCCTCTGTTCGTGCATTGGATGAGAGGTTTATGAGGATTTTGAAGATATTCAAGTGGGGTCCTGATGCTGAGAAGGCCTTGGAAGTATTAATGCTGAAGGTTGATCATCGGCTGGTCCGTGAAGTCATGAAGATAAATGTCGAGATCAACGTTAAGATACAGTTCTTTAAGTGGGCTGGCAAGAGGAAGAATTTTGAACACGACTCGACCACTTATATGACTCTGATACGTTGCTTGAATGAAGCTGGATTGTTTGGTGAAATGTGGAAGACAATCCAAGAAATGGTTCGTAGCAATTCCGTGGTTGGACCTGCTGAGTTATCTGAGATTGTTCGGATTTTAGGCAAGGCGAAGATGGTTAATAAGGCACTCTCCATCTTCTACCAGGTCAAGGCCCGGAAGTGCAAACCGACAGCAAGCACTTATAATGCCATGATCTTGATGCTAATGCAGGAGGGCCATCATGAGAAGGTCCATGAGCTCTACAATGAAATGTGTAATGAGGGCAATTGTTTCCCTGACACTGTGACCTACAGTGCACTTGTATCTGCATTTAGCAAGCTGGGTCGTGAGGACTCTGCTATTAGACTGTTTGATGAAATGAAGGAGAATGGTTTGGAGCCCACAGCAAGGATTTATACTACTCTGATTGAGATATTTTTCAAGTTGGGAAGGGTTGAGAAAGCCTTAGCTTTGTTCCATGAGATGAAAGGGAAGTGTTGTACTCCCACAGTATTTACTTACACTGAATTGATCAAGGGGCTTGGGAAaagtggaagggttgaagaGGCTTATGGGGCCTTTCTTGATATGCGAAAAGACGGCTGTAAGCCAGATGTGGTGCTCATAAACAATTTAATCAACATCTTAGGCAAGGCTGGTCGGTTGAGTGATGCTATTAAGCTGTTTGAAGACATGGGTTCTTCCCAGTGCACACCAAATGTGGTGACATATAACACTGTAATTAAAGCTATTTTTCAATGCAAGGCTCCTGCATCAGATGCTGCTTCCTTGTTTGAGAAGATGAAGGGTCATGGCATTGTTCCCAGTGCTTTTActtattcaattcttattgatGGTTTTTGCAAGACAAATAGAGTTGAGAAAGCCTTAATGCTTCTTGAGGAGATGGATGAAAAGGGTTTCCCTCCGTGCCCTGCTGCCTATTGCAGTCTGATTGATGCTCTTGGAAAGGCAAAACGGTATGAAGCTGCAAATGAGTTATTTCAGGAACTAAAAGAGAACTGTGGATCATCAAGTGCTCGGATATATGCTGTGATGATCAAACACTTTGGAAAATGTGGACGTCTCAGTGAGGCTGTAGACCTTTTCAATGAAATGAAGAGTCTTGGATGCAATCCGGATGTTTATGCTTACAATGCCCTCATGTCAGGGATGGTGAGGGTTGGCATGATAGACGAGGCTCATTCCTTGCTTCGAACAATGGAAGAGCAGGGTTGCTTTCCGGATTTAAACTCACACAACATTATTTTGAACGGCTTGGCAAAGACAGGTGGCCCTAAACGGGCAATGGAGATGTTTACAAAGATGAAACGTTCAAAGATTAAGCCAGATGCTGTCTCATACAACACAGTTCTTGGCTGCCTTAGTCGTGCTGGTATGTTCGAGGAGGCAGCAAAGTTAATGAAAGAGATGAATTCGAATGGATTTGAATATGATATCATTACCTATTCATCTCTTCTTGAGGCTGTAGGTAAAATTGATGAAGAACAGATACATTCATCTCTGTAA